One Onychostoma macrolepis isolate SWU-2019 unplaced genomic scaffold, ASM1243209v1 Scaffold42, whole genome shotgun sequence genomic window, AATACCTTTGCTACAATATACCATTATAGCGAACATCCAGATGCCGTGCTGCACCATCCACACTGATGAAAGCGACATTTAGATGAATATGTAAACGTGATGCTCGCTTCCTCTCAATAACAAAGTAAACACAACAAATGAAAAGGTGAAAAATCAGCAGTTAAGGAAACATCTTATCAGAGTGATGTGAATACATTTGTACCAGCTCTGCAATTCAGCGCTTAGTCAACtttcatttgtgaccctggatcacaaaaccagtcataagggtcaaattATACATCATATAAAAGCTGGATAaatacgctttccattgatgtatggcttgttatgataggacaatatttggccgagatacaactatttgaaaatctggaatctgagggtgcaaaaaatctaaatactgagaaaatcgcctttaaagttgtccaaatgaagttctttttgATCCCCCATCATACAAGCAGAGACCAAAATCAGAACACAAAATTGTTTGTGAGATGAGCAGAAAATGATTAGTCAAATCAttagtttttcctttttcctGTTACCTTTGTGCAAAGTCAAGGTgagtttattaattttattaagtagaatattatgtatattatatgcaCTTCCAATACTTTTACTGACTACCAAAACCACTGTGTACTGGTATGTTCAGCTGTGAAGTATTCAAATCTTTGCTACTcatataatatcaataatattaattatgtttgtttgtttgtttgtttgtttgtttacagaaaTAATGTGTGCAGCACCTAACATTGAAAATGCAGAGATTGTAGGAGGTCAGAGACTGAACTACAGAATCAATtcaagaataaaatataaatgtcgTCCTGGATTTGAACCAGAGCAGCCTGTACACATCACCTGTGACTCCCAGACTCAATggacaggcatacagcaatgcacTGGTATGTtacattgattgattgattgattgattgattgattgattgcctAGTGATGAAAGTTCATTCAGGAAATGATGCTAAAATCTTTCTATCCACAGACCGTTTAAATAAAAGGACACATAAAAATTGCACTCTAATCAACAGAATTTGGCATATgtatacaaaatgtattcttcaaaaatgccattcatttatttttattttttttcacttaaggaattaaaataaatactttctcTGAGAAAAAAGCGAGCTCTTCAGCCTGTTCACATTCATCTGCAGTCTGAAAATACAGTGTGATAAAGATTCTAATTTAAATGAACTAGATTTGCATTTGCACTTTTCGGTCACATGCCCATGTTGCTGTTACATCAAATGCAACATTGTGAAGCTGACAAACAGACGATTTTGCTAAGTGACAGTGAAAAAAGCCTGATATACTCATAgcaatttgttttgttatttttgtcttgtttctagtcaaaatatctaaaattctcaaaacaagatatttttactagaaaagcaaaatgacttaatatATTAATCTTGTTTCCAGGGGATTTTGCTTAAAAGTACATTCATTTGCCAGTGGGGTAagttaaatatttcttaaaacaagagtattttttgtatttttaaaacaagaatattttgatattttgactagaaacaagacaaaaaactaagataagccattttttgcagtgtagggCCCAGAAGTTCAAAATACCTTTGCTACAATATACCATTATAGCGAACATCCAGATGCCGTGCTGCACCATCCACACTGATGAAAGCGACATTTAGATGAATATGTAAACGTGATGCTCGCTTCCTCTCAATAACAAAGTAAACACAACAAATGAAAAGGTGAAAAATCAGCAGTTAAGGAAACATCTTATCAGAGTGATGTGAATACATTTGTACCAGCTCTGCAATTCAGCGCTTAGTCAACttgcatttgtgaccctggatcacaaaaccagtcataagggtcaaattATACATCATATAAAAGCTGGATAaatacgctttccattgatgtatggcttgttatgataggacaatatttggccgagatacaactatttgaaaatctggaatctgagggtgcaaaaatctaaatactgagaaaatcggctttaaagttgtccaaatgaagttcttttgATCCCCATCATACAAGCAGAGACCAAAATCAGAACACAAAATTGTTTGTGAGATGAGCAGAAAATGATTAGTCAAATCATTAGTTTTTCCTTTTCCTGTTACCTTTGTGCAAAGTCAAGGTgagtttattaattttattaagtagaatattatgtatattatatgcaCTTCCAATACTTTTACTGACTACCAAAACCACTGTGTACTGGTATGTTCAGCTGTGAAGTATTCAAATCTTTGCTACTcatataatatcaataatattaattatgtttgtttgtttgtttgtttgtttgtttacagaaaTAATGTGTGCAGCACCTAACATTGAAAATGCAGAGATTGTAGGAGGTCAGAGACTGAACTACAGAATCAATtcaagaataaaatataaatgtcgTCCTGGATTTGAACCAGAGCAGCCTGTACACATCACCTGTGACTCCCAGACTCAATggacaggcatacagcaatgcacTGGTATGTtacattgattgattgattgattgattgattgcctAGTGATGAAAGTTCATTCAGGAAATGATGCTAAAATCTTTCTATCCACAGACCGTTTAAATAAAAGGACACATAAAAAATTGCACTCTAATCAACAGAATTTGGCATATgtatacaaaatgtattcttCAAAAGtgccattcattttttttttttttcacttaaggaattaaaataaatactttctcTCAGAAAAAAGGGGGCTCTTCAGCCTGTTCACATTCATCTGCAGTCTGAAAATACAGTGTGATAAAGATTCTAATTTAAATGAACTAGATTTGCATTTGCACTTTTCGGTCACATGCCCATGTTGCTGTTACATCAAATGCAACATTGTGAAGCTGACAAACAGACGATTTTGCTAAGTGACAGTGAAAAAAGCCTGATATACTCATAgcaatttgttttgttatttttgtcttgtttctagtcaaaatatctaaaaattctcaaaacaaaatacttttacaAGATGagtaaaatctatttaaaaacctggaatctgagggtgcaaaaaatctaaatactgagaaaattgcctttaaagttgtccaaatgaagttcttagcaatgcatattactaatcaaaaattaagttttgatatatttatgggaaatttacaaaagatctttacttaatgtcttaatgatttttgcaataaaagaaaaatcgatcattttcaCCCATgccatgtatttttggctattgctacaaatttaCTCGtactacttaagactggttttgtggtccagggtcacatttatttatatagcatgtTATATAATTGATTGCTTTAAAGCAAGCAGCTTTAgagaattaaacatgaaaaaaaaaacagtcacttTCAATTAGATTCACTGCCTTAGtactataaagcagctctccagtgtgTTGATGTTTTTACTCGCATCTGACCTCGACAGACTGAAAAAACTAAATGAGCTGGAGAATGAATCCAGAGCCACACCTATACCTATTATGTCATTGTCATGGACCAATGGTTGTTTtccagaaagaaagaaaaaatattttctagaaAGTTTTCTTTGGTAAGCAGTTTCGAACTTTGTCAATTTTTGCTTTAAGTATATCAAGGTTTTAATTAACAGAAGAAAAATCCAGAACCGGCTCTCCTGTCTCTGTACTCTGTTAATTGGTGTTGTTCGATTAACACTAGACCAAATACAACAAGCTGAATGGCCGTTTCAAAAACATATTGTTTGACTTCTCCATGACAAGCGAGTGTCAGAAACAGAAAGTTGCACAGTACTTTGTGTACTGGGGTATTTCTGCTTTTCTGTAAATGCCACCTGTCAGATTGTGAAATAGCTTTTTTTATCCACCCGACCGTTTACACATTGATCTAACACTGAACTCAAATTGTATGAGATAATCTGACATATTTTTCATGACAAACATTTGTGTTGGAGTGAATAGGCCTTTACTCTAGTTTTATGTCTTGTACAGAAGTAACTTGTCAGTTTGAGTCAATCATAACATCAGGAGTAAAAAGGATCATTCCGGAGGGACAAACTGTTTTCAAAGTTGGAGAAAATGTGGAGATCATCTGCACtgaaaaacacttattttctaCAAAAGAAACCAGTAAATCATTTACATGCCAAAGTAATGGAAAGTGGGACCGCAAACCTGGTTGTGGTAAGATTATAGAGAAACACTTGGTGCTTGGTGCTAAATTCATTGTATATCAAAAGCATCTGAATCGTATTTCAGAGATTACATGTGAAGTTCCACATGACCAGCAAGTGAGTGGCCTGGAATATTACTTCAGAGGAGACATGAAACTGGGGGCAAAGAGATCTTACAGTTGTAAGTCTGAATATCGTAAAACAGCAGAAGAGGCCACGTGTACACGAGACGGATGGATACCAAAACCACTGTGTGCTGGTATGTTCTTCCCTGGAGTATTAAAATCTTTGCTACTCACATAATATCAATGACATGATTATACcgatttatgttttttttttttttgtctacttTAGAAATGATGTGTGACCCACCAAGAATCCCAAATGCAGAGATTGTGGGAGGTCAGAGAATAAACTACAGAATCAATTcaacaatacaatataaatgtagTCCTGGATTTGAACCAGAGCAGCCTGTACACATCACCTGTGATTCCCAGGGCCAGTggacaggcatacagcaatgcacTGGTATGTTACAGCTTGATCTCtttagccctattcggacgggattagttttacaTGGAGAGGTGGGGTAAAAGTAATTACCAGAGCTTCTTAGTGATTTCAGTCCCGTCCGAATGCGTCATCTCAGTAATCATTACGGACAATGTCAGTAAAGATTATGGCGACTTTTACCTTCTGTAAAAAGGTCCGGAGAAATTACCTCAGGTAATACTAATCCCATCCAAATAGACCAGCTGcaaatatgtatgtaaatattcaGACATTTTCTGTTTAGAAGTAGTTTTCCACACACCAGATCAAAAAGAAGGTTGAAAGCCACAAAACTTATTTTGGCTTTAGGTAAGTGTCGCTGTGATTTTGCCAAGcaagacatgttcctggatcaacatcttttgttgatcctggatcaacattattgcccaaaaatatagacttaaccCAATCCCTACCCCTACCCATAAGTTATCCCTAACATCAGAGGAAAATGATAGCTGATTAACAAAGCACCaaacctttattgtaagcctaAAACTATTAGGCTTTAGGATATTTCCTAAAAAAattatctctcaattctgattggttgattggaatgttgttccaggatcaacaatgatgttgatccaggaacatggtgtacttggtgaaatcaggatatatatatatatatatatatatatatatatatatatattagtgctgtcaaaattagtgcGTTAACacaggcgattaattttttcagtttaacacgttaaaattatttaacgtcgttaacgcaggggcggagcctagggttggccaccccactcccCACATGGTGAGcgtgatttcaccaagtacaacatgttcctggatcaacatctttgttgatcctggaacgtcattccaatcaaccaatcagaattgagggataacttttcaggaaatataagttttaggcttatgatcagggttaggtgcttcgacacccttgttaatcagctatcatttctcactgattttaggaataaattatgggtagggttaggtttaggggtagagattgggttaagtctatatttttggacaataatgttgatccaggatcaacaaaacatgttgatccaggaacatgtcttacttggcaaaatcacggcgaccctccccacatagcaatttttctctggcccagctccggcccacacaatcagcttttgcttggcccacataccgcaatgacttacggtcc contains:
- the LOC131535601 gene encoding complement factor H-like isoform X9, whose product is MDRHTAMHWGILLKSTFICQWEIMCAAPNIENAEIVGGQRLNYRINSRIKYKCRPGFEPEQPVHITCDSQTQWTGIQQCTEIMCAAPNIENAEIVGGQRLNYRINSRIKYKCRPGFEPEQPVHITCDSQTQWTGIQQCTEVTCQFESIITSGVKRIIPEGQTVFKVGENVEIICTEKHLFSTKETSKSFTCQSNGKWDRKPGCEITCEVPHDQQVSGLEYYFRGDMKLGAKRSYSCKSEYRKTAEEATCTRDGWIPKPLCAEMMCDPPRIPNAEIVGGQRINYRINSTIQYKCSPGFEPEQPVHITCDSQGQWTGIQQCTDGTCQEQELKNIEIIFGYPSLTSPYKSGHILVFRCTDDNMRFYGQYSVKCQPDGRWNYPYPQCGGTVQCSKPTKNLQFVTLSDEKTEYGNSESLIYTCKKPYNESAGGVLMCQNGNWNGTYNCRNKICPPPPYLQHGDYSIISTKDDVITAVSYTCQSYYVLTKQHEVYKCVDGKWETPPKCLRPCEIDDIVKKYNLQLPTGKVYIRHAEKYRLNCRDGWNTGSEMKAYVDVSCSDGNLQIDKSCDAQNNSK